A single region of the Amphiprion ocellaris isolate individual 3 ecotype Okinawa chromosome 4, ASM2253959v1, whole genome shotgun sequence genome encodes:
- the LOC111581933 gene encoding choline transporter-like protein 1, with protein sequence MGCCNSTESKRDWKPLEERSCTDIPWLIIFTLFCIGMACICGYPIATGGASRLISGYDSYGNTCGKNNTRIDGVPLSGRDMRENKYVFFLDPCNLDIINRKIKSIALCVSKCPAAELKSYSDLKQFALNNGSHLCSYDISPTRYTSSSDRYTKCPKLPVLPSKAVPLFRRCIPVDIGCYTEFAQAFITFVSDNTVLRRVIGGVMASKEIIMGLCLLALVLSLIMMVVIRYISRVLVWILTILVIIGSIGGTGVLWWLYVDSRNALNNNTTSVFGKEVASDNVKALLVYAIGATIFTVILLLVMFFMRKRVALTISLFHVAGKVFIHLPLLALQPFWTFLCLMLFWVYWIAVLLFLGTAGAPVKNNSTGVVEYQMQGPLQYLVWYHAVGLIWISEFILAFQQMTIAGAVVTYYFTRNKSQMPITPILSSMARTIRYHLGTLAKGSFIITLVKIPRLILTYIHSQLKGKENACARCMLKACVCCLWCLEKCLAYLNQNAYTATAINSTNFCTSARDAFVILVENALRVAAINTVGDFVLFLGKVLIVSCTAFAGILALNYQRDYTVWVLPLLIVCLFAFLVAHCFLSVFENVVDVLFLCFAIDTKYNDGSPGREYYMDKALMEFVENSKKMGWHKPKDGDGREMKPMTRGGTLA encoded by the exons ATGGGTTGTTGTAACAGCACAGAG AGCAAACGGGACTGGAAACCCCTGGAGGAGCGTAGCTGCACGGATATCCCATGGCTCATCATATTTACACTGTTCTGCATTGGGATG GCATGTATTTGTGGCTATCCCATCGCCACAGGAGGTGCCTCCAGGCTCATCTCAGGATATGATAGTTATGGCAACACCTGTGGTAAAAATAACACCAGAATCGACGGAGTACCCCTCAGTGGCCGGGACATGAGAGAAAACAA GTATGTTTTCTTTCTAGACCCATGCAACCTCGACATCATTAACAGAAAGATCAAGTCCATTGCCCTGTGTGTCTCCAAGTGTCCAGCTGCTGAACTGAAGTCATACAGTGACTTAAAGCAGTTTGCTCTGAATAATG GCTCTCATCTCTGTTCCTATGATATTTCTCCTACAAGATACACAAGCAGTTCAGACAGATACACTAAATGTCCAAAACTCCCTGTTCTGCCAAG TAAGGCCGTGCCGCTGTTCCGTCGCTGTATTCCTGTAGATATCGGCTGCTATACTGAATTTGCCCAGGCATTTATTACATTTGTCAGTGACAACACTGTGTTGCGACGAGTGATCGGTGGGGTGATGGCCAGCAAGGAGATCATCATGGGCCTCTGCCTGCTGGCTTTAG TTCTCTCCTTGATCATGATGGTTGTCATTCGTTACATCTCCAGAGTCCTGGTGTGGATTCTAACAATTCTGGTAATCATCGGCTCTATAG GTGGAACAGGCGTCCTGTGGTGGCTGTACGTAGACAGCAGGAATGCCCTGAATAATAACACCACATCAGTGTTTGGAAAAGAAGTGGCCTCGGACAATGTTAAGGCTTTGCTCGTGTATGCAATTGGTGCTACAATTTTCACG GTAATACTGCTGCTGGTGATGTTCTTCATGAGGAAGCGTGTGGCTCTCACCATCTCCCTGTTCCATGTGGCGGGTAAAGTGTTCATCCATCTTCCCCTGCTGGCCCTGCAGCCTTTCTGGACCTTCCTCTGCCTCATGCTCTTCTGGGTCTACTGGATCGCAGTGCTTCTCTTCCTCGGGACTGCAG GGGCGCCAGTAAAGAACAATTCTACAGGTGTGGTTGAATATCAAATGCAGGGGCCTCTCCAGTACTTGGTGTGGTATCACGCTGTGGGCCTCATCTGGATCAGTGAGTTCATTCTTGCCTTCCAGCAGATGACCATTGCTGGAGCTGTGGTCACCTACTATTTCACAAG GAATAAATCCCAGATGCCAATAACACCCATCCTTTCCTCCATGGCACGAACCATCCGTTACCACCTGGGTACTTTGGCCAAAGGCTCCTTCATCATCACACTTGTTAAGATCCCTCGTCTCATCCTGACATACATTCACAGCCAGCTCAAAGGAAAG GAAAATGCATGTGCTCGATGCATGCTAAAAGCCTGCGTCTGCTGTCTGTGGTGTCTTGAGAAGTGTTTAGCATACTTGAATCAA AACGCTTATACTGCCACAGCCATCAACAGCACCAATTTCTGCACCTCGGCTCGTGATGCTTTTGTTATTCTGGTGGAAAATGCGCTCCGGGTGGCTGCCATTAACACCGTGGGCGACTTTGTCCTCTTCTTGGGAAAG GTTCTTATAGTTTCCTGCACAGCATTTGCTGGTATTTTGGCTCTGAACTACCAGAGAGACTACACTGTGTGGGTGCTGCCTCTCCTCAtcgtctgtctgtttgccttCCTGGTTGCCCACTgcttcctctctgtgtttgaGAATGTGGTCGATGTTCTCTTCCTCTGCTTCGCTATCGACACTAAGTATAATGACGGCAGCCCTGGGCGCGAGTACTACATGGACAAGGCCTTAATG GAATTTGTTGAGAACAGTAAAAAAATGGGTTGGCACAAACCAAAGGATGGCGATGGACGAGAGATGAAGCCCATG acACGTGGAGGGACTTTAGCTTGA